The Aureispira anguillae genome contains a region encoding:
- a CDS encoding T9SS type A sorting domain-containing protein — translation MKIVIGLAFLFTIDNSLLGQSNTIVYTYDMLNRVTRIEYPNGNIIEYSYQPNGNRITKTRFPLLPIELFEFEAEKGIEYLTINTYWVTKTELNGSHFEVEWSKNGGATFSKVGEVKAVGNSTSQQAYSFLHENPIIGHNYYRLKCVDLDGSFSYSKIRVVELLGNHVNPIIVFPNPTKDVVTIQCTALTTDAQLELMDESGKLISIRTMPKGSTTQKLSLEELPTGIYLLRLIINIEDEAVHTFKVEKVN, via the coding sequence TTGAAGATAGTTATAGGATTAGCTTTTTTGTTTACGATTGATAATTCACTGTTGGGGCAATCAAATACAATTGTATACACCTACGATATGCTAAACCGAGTAACAAGAATAGAATATCCTAATGGAAATATTATTGAATACAGCTATCAACCCAATGGGAATCGTATTACCAAAACAAGGTTCCCTCTACTGCCAATTGAGTTGTTTGAATTCGAGGCAGAGAAAGGAATAGAATATTTGACCATCAACACCTACTGGGTGACCAAGACAGAATTAAATGGCAGTCATTTTGAGGTGGAGTGGAGCAAAAACGGAGGAGCCACTTTTTCTAAAGTAGGAGAGGTCAAAGCCGTGGGGAATTCTACGAGTCAACAGGCTTATAGTTTCTTACACGAAAACCCAATTATTGGGCACAATTATTATCGACTGAAATGTGTAGACCTTGACGGAAGCTTCTCCTACTCCAAAATTAGAGTAGTAGAACTGTTGGGGAACCACGTTAATCCGATTATTGTCTTCCCTAATCCTACTAAGGATGTGGTGACCATTCAATGCACAGCATTGACTACAGATGCTCAATTAGAATTAATGGATGAATCAGGCAAATTGATTTCTATTCGAACAATGCCCAAAGGAAGTACTACCCAAAAACTTAGTTTGGAAGAGCTACCTACGGGTATTTATTTATTGAGATTGATTATCAATATTGAAGATGAAGCGGTCCATACCTTTAAGGTGGAAAAAGTAAATTAA